The segment AGGTTTTTAATTCTATCCTTTATTTTGTTTCTATCAGAATAGGAAAAATAAACCTCAATATCACCTGACTGATGAAAATATGGTGGGGGATCTGTTTTCTGTCTACCTATTCTACTAGCAATTGGATTAAATTCAAAATCATTTCCCCCCCATTCCTCGTTAAATTCTTGTATGTACACATTAGCTATATCTATGTTATTTGAAACTATAACAACATTATTATATTGCAACTTACTAGCAGACAATGTAAAGTTAAAAGATCCCGTAATTACCGTGTTTTTCACAGGCGAGGTAGATACATCATAATCAATAACTATGAATTTACTATGATGCTGTCTGGAATTTTGTTTATAACCTTTTGATTTCAAATCATTGAAAACATTTATATTTGGTTGGCTATCAAGTAACCCAACAATATCATTCCAGTAATCACTATCAACCATTATTCTTATTTTAACTCCTCGTCGGCTTGCGTTTATCAGCGCATTTGCAATATCCATATCATCAAACGAGTAAGCACTCATCGAAATATTACTCTGAGATAAATTTATGTACAATACTATCATATTCTTTAGATTCTCACCAAACTCTGGGCTGTTAAAAAAAGCAACTACTTCACAAAATCCATTAAAACAATACATCAAACACACTAAAACTAATACTATCCTCACTAAACTCATATAAATCCAAAAAGTAATATTTTAGATACCTTATTAACTTTTCAACTAAACGAATCTTAAACAAAAACAATTTACTTATGATTACTAGGTAGTAGCAGGATTTTCTTGACAATAACTTCAGCGATATGTATACTATAATTAGAGGTAAGTTTATGGGTGATGCTGAGAAATCTACTAAGGATAAAAAATCAGAGGTTCAACAAGCAATATCCCAGCAGAAAAAAGACAAGAAGCAATCAAAAGCTTTAACAGGTAGGAGGAAAGCTGCAATATTCTTAATCACTGTTGGACCTGAGGTATCAGCAGAAATATTTAAGCACCTCAAAGAAGATGAAATAGAAGAGCTAACATTTGAAATAGCAAGAACAGACAAAGTCGAACCTGAAGAGAGGGAAAAAGTACTGGCAGAATTTCAAGAACTTATGATGGCACAAGAATTCATAGCACTAGGTGGAGTTGATTATGCTAGAGAGGTTTTAGAAAGAGCACTTGGTACTCAAAGAGCTATCGATATCATCAATAGGCTTACTTCTTCCTTACAAGTGAAACCATTCGATTTTGTAAGAAGAGCAGATCCTCAACATCTTGTAAATTTCATACAAGGCGAACATCCACAAGTTATAGCACTTATACTTTCATATCTTGATCCTAAAAAAGCAGCAACCATACTTTCAGCACTACCTGAGGAAATACAACCAGATATAGCAAAAAGAATAGCACTCATGGATAGAACAACTCCAGACGTCTTAAGAGAAGTAGAAAGAATACTAGAAAGAAAACTATCAACCTTAGCAAGTGAAGACTACACCCAGGCAGGTGGTATAGATGCTATAGTCCAAATACTCAATAATTCAGATAGAACTACAGAAAAGAATATAATTGAAGCTCTTGAGGAAGATAACCCAGACTTAGCAGAAGAAATTAAAAAGAGAATGTTTGTATTTGAAGATATAGTTCTTTTAGATGATAGATCAATACAAAAAGTTCTTAGGCATATAGATCAGCAAGATCTAGCAAAAGCACTTAAACATACAGACCCCGAGGTTCAAGAGAAAATATTTAGAAATATGAGTAAGAGAGCATCTCAAATGTTAAAAGAAGACATGGAATATATGGGTCCTGTCAGACTAAAAGATGTCGAAGAAGCTCAACAAAAAATTGTAGGTGTCATAAGAAAACTCGAAGAGCAAGGTGAGATTATCGTTTCTAGGTCTCCTGAGGACGAAATAATTGTTTAATCACTTACATATATCAGTGAGAACGTTATATCGTCAATTATTGATTTTGAGAGTGAATTATTGAATATATCCTTCATTAATTTATCCCATATTGAATTTGGATCTCGGTTTGAAAGCATTATAGACTTCAAGTACTCTATTTGTTCAACACCTTCTTCAATTGACGGATTCATTATATCTGTAAGACCATCCGAAAATATTAAAAATACCATACCTTTACTCACTTTTAGCTTGTAAGTCTCATACTTAAAATCATCAAAAATACCTATAAGACCACCTTTTGGAGATATTTCAATTACTTCTTTACCATCAAACATCAATAATGGGGGGCTACCACACCTTACTATTTCTGCATCACCAGTTTTTTTATCTATCGTTATACCTGATAGTGTTAAGAAGAAGTTTTCAACACTAAACAAAGGTTCATTTATTAATATTTCATTCACTATTTCCGCGGACTTACTTATGGTTAGGTTGTTCTTGACTATTTCACTTATAAGAGTATAACAAGTAAAAGATATTGCTGCTGCTGACAAACCCTTACCACATATGTCAGATAACCAATATGTAAAATACTTTTCTGAATTATAGACACCATATATATCACCTGCTAGTTCTATCATGGGTTCCCAATAGTTCATTAAGTTAACCTTCCCCACAGATGTATCAATAGTATAGCTTCTACCAGATCTTAATATATTCATCTGAGAGTTCCTTAAAAGATTAAACTCAAAATCCAAAACCCTTACAAACTTCATAGAGTTTATGAGAGAGAGGCTCTGTATATCAACCATAAAGGAATCAGCTATTACTTTTATTTGCTCAATGTCAGATTCCTTTAATACCCTCCTAGATGATATTCCCACAATACACTTGTTGTTACTTATTTGGAAACCCAATATATAGTTTACTCCAAAATTACTGAAAACTCTCTCAAATTTTGAATATCTACTATCAAAAAAAACATCGTTTAAGGTTATTATCGTTTTATCTGTTATACTATCCCATATTTCACTGTATGGCATATAGCTTTCAAACCCTTCTTCTGCGTATATAATTGGATATTGGAATATTATCTTAACATTATCTATAAAACTAAATCTTTTTCTTAACTTCCTCAGAAAGTAATTCTTGATATCTTTTTCTACAGTATCAAAATCAAAATAAAACACATTCATACTAGAATGAAGCTTATTATCAATGCTATACCATACAACCAGAGATAAAAATAGAATTGAAGGTATCCCATATATACCGAATATGTATACAGAATCCTGAGGTAAATTAACTGCAACATTTGATATTAGGAAAACACCTACTATTATTACTACTCCAATTATTATTGAGAAAAAAGTCCTTTCCTTTGAGTACTTTACGTTGTGATCGTTTATCACAGTTGCCATAACTGGTGAAAGTACAAAGAAGACAATAAAGAATATTGATACAGGTAAAGTATATATACTTATACCTTGTATTAAAAACACAATACCCAATACTAAAACTGGTAAAACTAATATCCATATCGCTATCCTTATCCGTTCTTTCTCTATCACGTTTTCAGTTTTCTTTGATAATGAGGCGAGGTAATACACACCTAATATTACATTTAGTGCAATTATTATATAGTTTAACTTAACTACTGACAAGAGCATTTTTGAGTTTTCAAAAAAAACCAAATAAGCTGTTAATAAAAGGGATGAAATAAGTATGTTAGAAGTTATTACAAGAACCCACCATCTTGAACTACTGTAAGTAAGATTGTAAAAAAATATGCTCAGGAATATTCCAATAGTACCAAATGTTATATACAGAATAGGTAACAAGACTTTCCTGGTCACTAAATCTAAACCAGATATAACTAACATTCCCATGGTCACAAATAAAAGAATCGAAGATATAAACATCCTTCTTTTGTTATCTGATAAAATATCATAATTTCTAATAATCAATACCCCAAGGTAGTATGATATTGAAAAAAGGACTAATGAAAATACAATGGGAAATAAAAAAGAAACCAAAAAGTCAATATAACCAACTTCGTAAAGTTTAATTTTTGATACGTATTCATATTCTATAAAAAAGAACGGATTAGAGAATTTTATCTCTATCTCTTGAGTCTGAGGAGGAATTTTTGATAATGCTTCATAAAACTCTTTATCATTTTTGACCTGTATTCCATTAACTTCCTTTATATAAGAAAGTGGCAACACTGTCGTAATATTTTCTTGTTTAAGAAACATCCCTATAGTATCAATACCTAATTGTTTTGTAACTAGAAACGGAGGCTGTCTTTTACCTAAAAGGTCAACAAAAGACATTAGCTGGTAAACTGCCAGAAAAATCAAAACAATAAACAAAATACTCAAAAACGATAAAAGTAAATACTTTGAAGTCTTCACGTAAAATATATTGAATATACAAAAAATAACTTTCAATAATATAGGCTATAAAATCTGAGAATTTATTGTGATTTATTCTAAGCAATATTTATACTAATTCAACTATCTATGAATAAAACCTATTCGCCATACTATCAAAACTCCAAAAAGACTAGTGTGTTTATTTATGTGTTAATATCTGTAATACTATTATTACCCATTCTACATTATTTCATTGCAGGAGGTACAACGTCTTACTATATCGATGTTGGAATAAGAATAGGTGTATATCTACTGCTTGCATTAGGACTTAATCTAGTTATCGGTTACACAGGTCTTCTTGATCTTGGATATATTGGTGTTTTTGGAATAGCATGTTACACCACTGCTATACTCAATACAAACGGAGTACCATTTATACTTTCAGCATTTAGTGCAATAATAGCAGTAATGATTTTTAGACTTCTAATAGGTTTACCAATAATCAAACTCAGAGGCGACTATCTAGCGATAGCAACACTAGGTTTCGGAGAAATTGTCAGACTGGTTGCTAACAACTGGGATGCTCTAACAAATGGACCTAGAGGATTACCTAGAGTTGGACAAAGTATTGATAGTATAAATCTTGGTTTTTACTCTCTCAGTTCAAGTCTTGAAGTTT is part of the Brevinematales bacterium genome and harbors:
- the fliG gene encoding flagellar motor switch protein FliG, translating into MYTIIRGKFMGDAEKSTKDKKSEVQQAISQQKKDKKQSKALTGRRKAAIFLITVGPEVSAEIFKHLKEDEIEELTFEIARTDKVEPEEREKVLAEFQELMMAQEFIALGGVDYAREVLERALGTQRAIDIINRLTSSLQVKPFDFVRRADPQHLVNFIQGEHPQVIALILSYLDPKKAATILSALPEEIQPDIAKRIALMDRTTPDVLREVERILERKLSTLASEDYTQAGGIDAIVQILNNSDRTTEKNIIEALEEDNPDLAEEIKKRMFVFEDIVLLDDRSIQKVLRHIDQQDLAKALKHTDPEVQEKIFRNMSKRASQMLKEDMEYMGPVRLKDVEEAQQKIVGVIRKLEEQGEIIVSRSPEDEIIV
- a CDS encoding serine/threonine-protein phosphatase encodes the protein MKTSKYLLLSFLSILFIVLIFLAVYQLMSFVDLLGKRQPPFLVTKQLGIDTIGMFLKQENITTVLPLSYIKEVNGIQVKNDKEFYEALSKIPPQTQEIEIKFSNPFFFIEYEYVSKIKLYEVGYIDFLVSFLFPIVFSLVLFSISYYLGVLIIRNYDILSDNKRRMFISSILLFVTMGMLVISGLDLVTRKVLLPILYITFGTIGIFLSIFFYNLTYSSSRWWVLVITSNILISSLLLTAYLVFFENSKMLLSVVKLNYIIIALNVILGVYYLASLSKKTENVIEKERIRIAIWILVLPVLVLGIVFLIQGISIYTLPVSIFFIVFFVLSPVMATVINDHNVKYSKERTFFSIIIGVVIIVGVFLISNVAVNLPQDSVYIFGIYGIPSILFLSLVVWYSIDNKLHSSMNVFYFDFDTVEKDIKNYFLRKLRKRFSFIDNVKIIFQYPIIYAEEGFESYMPYSEIWDSITDKTIITLNDVFFDSRYSKFERVFSNFGVNYILGFQISNNKCIVGISSRRVLKESDIEQIKVIADSFMVDIQSLSLINSMKFVRVLDFEFNLLRNSQMNILRSGRSYTIDTSVGKVNLMNYWEPMIELAGDIYGVYNSEKYFTYWLSDICGKGLSAAAISFTCYTLISEIVKNNLTISKSAEIVNEILINEPLFSVENFFLTLSGITIDKKTGDAEIVRCGSPPLLMFDGKEVIEISPKGGLIGIFDDFKYETYKLKVSKGMVFLIFSDGLTDIMNPSIEEGVEQIEYLKSIMLSNRDPNSIWDKLMKDIFNNSLSKSIIDDITFSLIYVSD
- a CDS encoding branched-chain amino acid ABC transporter permease; this encodes MNKTYSPYYQNSKKTSVFIYVLISVILLLPILHYFIAGGTTSYYIDVGIRIGVYLLLALGLNLVIGYTGLLDLGYIGVFGIACYTTAILNTNGVPFILSAFSAIIAVMIFRLLIGLPIIKLRGDYLAIATLGFGEIVRLVANNWDALTNGPRGLPRVGQSIDSINLGFYSLSSSLEVYIFTLIMISLGILTSYRIENSRIGRALIAIREDEIASSLMGINVPKLKLFIFVISGIFGGIAGIIYTHKVGYITPNLIQFWDSILLVSIVVIGGIGSIPGVVFGAIVFYGIPELLRDVLGSQLTEYRMLVFGIITLLMIIFRPQGIIPSERRKVELKPEDTKIREEEDQSMFDIEKR